In the genome of Polynucleobacter sp. TSB-Sco08W16, the window GTTGAGATTAAAGAAAACTTAGATGCGCAAGGTCATCCGGTTGATGGAATACCATTCCACCCCTTTTACTCAGTACACGATGTGATGTATTTAGGCGGCTTTTTGATGGTTTTTGCTTGTATCGTATTCTTTGCCCCGGAAATGGGTGGTTACTTCCTCGAAGCGAACAACTTCGTGCCTGCCAACCCATTCCAGACTCCGCCACATATCGCACCTGTTTGGTATTTCACGCCGTTCTACTCGATGTTGCGTGCTACAACCTCTAGCTTCTTATTGCCTTTGTGGATATTCTTGGCGGTGATTTTAGGATTGTTTGCCAAGAGCGCTAAGGACATCAAGATCAAAGGTCTATGTGTGGCTATCGCTCTAGTGTTGGCCGGTGGTTTTTATTTGTTTGATGCGAAGTTCTGGGGTGTTGTGATCATGGGTGGTTCAGTTGTGATCATGTTCTTCTTGCCTTGGCTTGATAACTCTCCAGTGAAATCGATTCGCTATCGCCCACAATTCCATAAATATATTTATGGAATATTCGTAGTGACATTCATCATCTTGGGTTACTTGGGTATTCAGCCACCATCACCAATATTTGAAAAGATTTCTCAGGTTTGCACTATTTACTATCTGGGCTTTTTCTTGGCCATGCCGTTCTGGAGCAAGCTTGGTACATTCAAGCCAGTTCCAAGCCGCGTTACTTTTGAGTCCCATTAATTTAAGTCTGAGATATCAGTAAAGAGAAATTAGGAACTAGTATGAAACGAATTCTGCAAACTTTGATGGGCCTATGCCAAGCAATAGCAGTGGTTGCTGCGCTTGGTGTTGGTATGAATGCCAGTGCAAATGAAGGCGGCTTTCCATTGGATAAAGCCCCTGATCGCGTAAGTAAAAATGCTTCCTTGCAAAATGGCGCTAAGATTTTTGTGAACTATTGCTTAAATTGCCACGCAGCTTCTAGCATGCGCTACAACCGCTTGCGCGATATCGGTTTGACTGATCAACAAATCAAAGACAACCTGATCTTGAATGACGCTAAGGTCGGTGATTTGATGACGATCTCAATGTCACCTAAGGATGCTAAGACATGGTTTGGTAAGGTACCTCCAGATCTATCAGTTGAAGCTCGCGCCCGTGGAACGGATTGGCTTTATACCTATTTCCGCACGTTTTATAAGGATGATGACCGTCCAACCGGTTGGAATAACTTGGTATATCCAAACGTTGGCATGCCTCATGTTTTATGGCAGCTCCAGGGGGAGCGTGCTGCAAAATTTGAGGAACGCAAAGATCCACATGAAGAAGGTAGAACAGAAAAAGTATTCGTAGGCTTTGAGCAACTCACTCCAGGCACCATGAAGCCAGAAGAATATGACGACAATATTGCTGACCTCGTTTCATTTCTCTCTTGGATGGCTGAGCCAGTCCAGTTAGAGCGTAAGCGCCTTGGTGTTGTGGTTCTCTTATTCTTGGCTATCTTCACACTCTTAGCTTGGCGCTTGAATAAAGCCTACTGGAAAGATATCCACTAATTTGTATCAAATGAGGTCTTTCATGCGAAGGACTTCATTTAGCAAAAGATTTAATGCCGCTGTTTAGCGTTTGTTGTATTGAAGTAGAAATTTAAGGAAATAAATTTATGATGGTGTTGTACTCGGGTACTAATTGCCCATTCTCGCAACGCTGCCGTCTGGTGCTTTTTGAAAAAGGCATGGACTTTGAAATCCGCGATGTTGACTTGTTTAATAAGCCAGAAGACATCTCCGTGATGAATCCTTATGGTCAAGTTCCCATCTTGGTTGAGCGTGATTTGATTTTGTATGAATCCAACATCATCAATGAATACATTGATGAGCGTTTTCCTCATCCACAGTTGATGCCGCCTGATCCAGTTGCACGCGCACGCGCACGTTTGTTCCTCTTTAACTTTGAGAAAGAACTCTTTGTGCACGTAGCCGCTCTTGAGAACGAAAAAGGCAAGGCTGCAGAGAAGGTTCATGAGAAAGCGCGCTTGGCTATTCGCGATCGTCTAACTCAGTTGGCCCCTATTTTCGTTAAGAACAAGTACATGTTAGGCGATGAGTTCTCGATGCTAGATGTGGCAATTGCCCCATTGTTATGGCGTCTTGAGCATTACGGCATCGATCTTTCACGCAATGCTGCTGCTCTTTTGAAGTACGCTGAGCGTATTTTCAGCAGACCAGCTTATATCGAAGCGTTAACTCCTTCCGAGAAGGTGATGCGCCGCTAAGCAATCCTAGCGGTTCATTCATAGTCGGCATGTCTGACGTCCCAAGCAATAAACCCTACCTAATCCGTGCTCTACATCAGTGGTGCACGGATTTTGGTTTTACGCCCTTTATCGCTGTTTTTGTGGATTTAAGGGTCGAAGTGCCCATGGAGTTTGTTAAGAATGATGAGATCGTTCTTAATCTGTCATTGGAGGCATGTCATCAGCTTGACCTGGGCAATGATTGGATCAGTTTTCAGGCTAGGTTTGGAGGGGTTCCTAGGAAAATCACGGTTCCGGTGAGCCATGTATTGGCTATCTACGCCAGGGAAAACGGTCAGGGTATGTCATTCCCATTTGATCCGACTCAGATTCGAGATTTACATATAGCCGATTCCCAAGATGAAGCTTCTGAAAAACCTAAAACTAGTAGACCATCCTTAACTATTGTGAAATAGGCTAAAATAACATCCGTGCCCCTTTAGCTCATCTGGTAGAGCAACTGATTTGTAATCAGTAGGTGGTCTGTTCGAGTCGGACAAGGGGCACCAAAAATTCTTAAATGCCTCACTTAGTGGGGCATTTTTCTAGGCGCCATTAAAGCATGCCGTTTAGATCGAGGCAAAATTATTCTTTACCATCAAGTGCTGGTTGAGGTTAGTTGGATAAATTGTTACCCCTCCTTCAGGGGACAAATGGAAAAGTCCCCATAATCCATCTTTCATCCAGATTTTCTAGGTTGTAATAAATGCCCCTATAGGAGATTTTCTCAATCTCGGCGGGGTTCAAAATGGCAGCAAGATTTGGATGATATCCACTACCCATATTTTTACTAAGATAAGCCTCAAGCTTTAAGACGATGTTCATAGTGGTAGAGTCAACCTTCAGCCTCATTTTTTTTATTGCTTCTATTGTCTCTTTAACGGTTTCATCAGAATTCGAAAAGGCTCGATTAGAGCCTGTAACTCGATAGCCGCCCAGAGTACTGAATACTGAGTAGAGCTGGTCATGCAAAAAGAATCTGGTCCAAAGCTCGCCATCAATGGCTAGTTTTGTTGATTCATCCATTTTGGCACCGGCCTTATTCCAGATACTTCTCCTCCAAAAGGTCGACTCTTGTTGAATCCAGCCAAATCTCCCAAGTAGGAAGTCAAAAATATTTTTTTGACTTCCTTGAACATTTATGACGCTTCCGACGTTATTCCACGCCGATGTTAATCCTGATATCCAATTTACATTTGGATACTTGTCAAAAATTTCAGAAATAGTATTAAAGCAGCCGGGGAAATACATATCGTCACTATTAAGCCAGCCCATTATTTCGCCAGAAGTTTTTTCAAACCCCTTGTTCAAGGCATTCGCATGACCGGTATCGGGTTCGCTAATCCAGTAGTGCAGATCTTCGCTATACTTTTGAATAATCTCTACAGATCCATC includes:
- a CDS encoding cytochrome c1 — translated: MKRILQTLMGLCQAIAVVAALGVGMNASANEGGFPLDKAPDRVSKNASLQNGAKIFVNYCLNCHAASSMRYNRLRDIGLTDQQIKDNLILNDAKVGDLMTISMSPKDAKTWFGKVPPDLSVEARARGTDWLYTYFRTFYKDDDRPTGWNNLVYPNVGMPHVLWQLQGERAAKFEERKDPHEEGRTEKVFVGFEQLTPGTMKPEEYDDNIADLVSFLSWMAEPVQLERKRLGVVVLLFLAIFTLLAWRLNKAYWKDIH
- a CDS encoding ClpXP protease specificity-enhancing factor gives rise to the protein MSDVPSNKPYLIRALHQWCTDFGFTPFIAVFVDLRVEVPMEFVKNDEIVLNLSLEACHQLDLGNDWISFQARFGGVPRKITVPVSHVLAIYARENGQGMSFPFDPTQIRDLHIADSQDEASEKPKTSRPSLTIVK
- a CDS encoding cytochrome bc complex cytochrome b subunit — protein: MAFHEKEVPADASAAQKLMAWVDSRLPVTEAFKRHMSEYYAPKNLNFFYIFGALAIVVLVNQIVTGIFLTMNYKPDAAKAFESVEYIMREVPWGWVIRYMHSTGASLFFVVVYMHMFRGLIYGSYRKPRELIWIFGCAIFLCLMGEAFFGYLLPWGQMSYWGAQVIVNLFSAIPFIGPDLSLWLRGDYVVGDATLNRFFAFHVIAIPLVLVGLVAAHILALHEVGSNNPDGVEIKENLDAQGHPVDGIPFHPFYSVHDVMYLGGFLMVFACIVFFAPEMGGYFLEANNFVPANPFQTPPHIAPVWYFTPFYSMLRATTSSFLLPLWIFLAVILGLFAKSAKDIKIKGLCVAIALVLAGGFYLFDAKFWGVVIMGGSVVIMFFLPWLDNSPVKSIRYRPQFHKYIYGIFVVTFIILGYLGIQPPSPIFEKISQVCTIYYLGFFLAMPFWSKLGTFKPVPSRVTFESH
- a CDS encoding glutathione S-transferase N-terminal domain-containing protein; translation: MMVLYSGTNCPFSQRCRLVLFEKGMDFEIRDVDLFNKPEDISVMNPYGQVPILVERDLILYESNIINEYIDERFPHPQLMPPDPVARARARLFLFNFEKELFVHVAALENEKGKAAEKVHEKARLAIRDRLTQLAPIFVKNKYMLGDEFSMLDVAIAPLLWRLEHYGIDLSRNAAALLKYAERIFSRPAYIEALTPSEKVMRR
- a CDS encoding glycosyltransferase family 2 protein, whose translation is MIPPSISIVTPSFNQAPYLEKTIQSVLHQNYPNLEYVIIDGGSTDGSVEIIQKYSEDLHYWISEPDTGHANALNKGFEKTSGEIMGWLNSDDMYFPGCFNTISEIFDKYPNVNWISGLTSAWNNVGSVINVQGSQKNIFDFLLGRFGWIQQESTFWRRSIWNKAGAKMDESTKLAIDGELWTRFFLHDQLYSVFSTLGGYRVTGSNRAFSNSDETVKETIEAIKKMRLKVDSTTMNIVLKLEAYLSKNMGSGYHPNLAAILNPAEIEKISYRGIYYNLENLDERWIMGTFPFVP